One window of the Chanodichthys erythropterus isolate Z2021 chromosome 2, ASM2448905v1, whole genome shotgun sequence genome contains the following:
- the cxcr3.3 gene encoding C-X-C chemokine receptor type 3.3 produces MATPSDMEVDLHGLFKENKTFDYDDYVYKDEVCPPSTVSGSLAIFIPLLYSVGFVWGLLGNGLVLTILWRKRLSVMDIFVLNLSVTDSLLLLTLPLWAADAVKGWFMGTGLCKLAGALFKINFYCGILTLVCISVDCYLSIVRGVQMFSGKKSVVVYCSCLIIWIICLLLSIPDWIYLRPIRTSQDTAECYYPPDTFRLASRFPHIVSFVLPALVLLFCCSSILLKLWHNSKCQQKKKGRSTAVIAALVLAFFICWTPYNITFIVNTAQPVDSISSAGADDCVGRQWTASKITAIFGLLHCIINPLIYLCLSKEFRRRTLTIIKFSTCETDSNEVSLWDSAEVNRNASVQEEQGSLQPMNDINQQ; encoded by the exons ATGGCAACACCT tcAGACATGGAGGTAGATCTGCACGGACTGTTTAAGGAGAACAAAACCTTCGACTATGACGATTATGTTTACAAGGATGAGGTTTGCCCTCCCAGCACGGTCTCTGGCTCCTTGGCGATCTTCATTCCCCTGCTTTACTCTGTGGGGTTCGTCTGGGGGCTGCTGGGAAATGGACTGGTGCTGACAATACTGTGGCGGAAGAGGCTGAGTGTGATGGACATCTTCGTCCTTAATTTGAGTGTAACGGACAGCCTGCTGTTGCTTACACTGCCTCTCTGGGCTGCAGACGCGGTCAAGGgatggttcatgggcacggggCTCTGCAAACTGGCTGGAGCTCTGTTTAAG ATCAATTTCTACTGTGGTATCCTCACATTGGTCTGCATCAGTGTTGACTGCTACCTGTCCATCGTCCGTGGAGTACAGATGTTTTCCGGTAAAAAAAGTGTGGTGGTCTACTGTTCCTGCCTGATTATCTGGATTATTTGCTTGCTCCTTTCCATCCCTGATTGGATCTATCTGAGGCCTATCAGAACAAGTCAGGATACAGCAGAATGTTATTATCCACCTGATACCTTCCGTCTTGCCTCTCGTTTTCCACATATTGTGAGCTTTGTACTACCAGCACTTGTGCTGCTGTTCTGTTGTTCCTCCATCCTGCTGAAACTATGGCACAACTCCAAGTGCCAGCAGAAGAAGAAGGGCCGAAGTACAGCTGTCATTGCAGCCCTTGTGCTGGCTTTCTTCATCTGCTGGACACCCTACAACATTACCTTCATCGTGAACACAGCTCAGCCAGTGGACAGCATCTCCTCAGCAGGGGCAGACGACTGTGTAGGGAGGCAGTGGACGGCTAGCAAAATAACAGCCATTTTTGGACTCCTTCATTGCATCATCAATCCTCTTATCTACCTCTGTCTCTCTAAAGAGTTCCGGCGACGCACACTGACTATAATAAAGTTCAGTACTTGTGAAACAGACAGTAATGAAGTTTCGCTTTGGGACTCTGCTGAAGTAAACAGGAATGCTTCTGTCCAAGAGGAACAAGGTTCACTTCAACCTATGAATGACATTAACCAACAATAA
- the cxcr3.2 gene encoding C-X-C chemokine receptor type 3-2: MMNSTTSTDSYIEYSYDYNGYEGNDSENTDAAPCNVEETWALLDRFAPIAYILVFILALVGNVLVLCVIRRYRQSRHSPCSFSLTDTFLLHLAVSDLLLAFTLPFFAVEWINEWVFGVFMCKITGAVFSLNVYCGVLFLACISFDRYLAIVHAINISWRRKTCHAQLACAIIWVVCLGLAMVDVFYRKVEKVPGINRLMCQTVYSQENFQQWQIGMQLVSLIFGFILPLLVMLYCYLRIFKALCHATRRQKRRSLRLIVSLVIVFVVSWAPYNALRLTDSLQTLRVIVQSCALNRVLDVGILVTESLGLAHCALNPLLYGLVGVKFRRELAQMCKAVLGPQGCLGLAGWANGRGSTIRRPNGSFSSVDSENTSYFSVMA, from the exons ATGATGAACTCCACAACATCCACGGACAGCTACATTGAG TACTCATATGACTACAATGGATATGAAGGAAATGATAGTGAGAATACCGATGCTGCCCCCTGCAATGTGGAGGAAACATGGGCGTTACTTGATCGCTTTGCCCCTATAGCTTACATCCTAGTCTTTATCCTGGCCCTAGTCGGTAACGTTCTAGTGTTGTGTGTGATCCGCCGCTATCGGCAGTCTCGACACAGCCCCTGCTCCTTCTCACTGACGGACACCTTCCTGCTCCATTTGGCTGTCTCTGACCTCCTACTGGCTTTCACattgccatttttcgctgtcgAGTGGATCAACGAGTGGGTGTTTGGCGTGTTCATGTGTAAAATCACCGGAGCGGTGTTCTCGCTGAATGTCTATTGTGGGGTGCTATTCCTGGCCTGCATCAGCTTTGACCGATACTTGGCTATCGTACATGCCATCAATATCAGCTGGAGACGCAAGACCTGCCACGCTCAGCTGGCCTGCGCCATCATCTGGGTCGTCTGCTTGGGATTGGCCATGGTGGATGTCTTCTACCGTAAGGTAGAGAAAGTACCTGGAATTAACCGCTTGATGTGCCAGACAGTGTATTCTCAAGAGAACTTCCAGCAATGGCAGATTGGCATGCAGCTGGTTAGCTTGATTTTTGGATTCATACTACCCCTACTGGTCATGCTGTATTGCTACCTTCGCATTTTCAAAGCACTGTGCCACGCCACGCGTAGGCAGAAACGGCGCTCTTTAAGGCTCATCGTCTCATTGGTCATTGTGTTTGTGGTCAGTTGGGCACCTTATAATGCCCTTCGGCTGACCGACAGCCTGCAGACGCTCAGGGTCATTGTCCAAAGCTGTGCGCTGAACAGGGTGCTGGATGTGGGCATTCTGGTGACCGAAAGCCTGGGGCTGGCGCATTGCGCTTTAAATCCACTACTCTACGGCCTCGTGGGGGTGAAGTTCCGTCGTGAGCTCGCCCAGATGTGCAAGGCTGTTTTAGGACCCCAGGGGTGCCTCGGATTAGCAGGATGGGCAAACGGTCGGGGATCAACCATCCGCAGGCCTAATGGATCATTCAGCTCAGTGGATAGTGAGAATACTTCGTACTTCTCTGTCATGGCCTGA